The Sphingomonas sp. So64.6b genome includes a region encoding these proteins:
- a CDS encoding TonB family protein: MLSFAIAIALQMVTPPASDPQPIDLQKLISPADYPRDARSKAGIVTIEVAVSAEGKPTGCTVTESSRSVSLDTQSCKLAVKRLRFVPAQNGAGAAVSGVFRTVLTWTIGINKSPVMFNSTQTVAVLPSDYARPVKMRLEFDATGHSEACRIRESSGSHAIDQFACERILKDTAIAPLKAAKGITARAVRFMTLTFVAK; the protein is encoded by the coding sequence GTGCTGTCATTTGCGATTGCGATCGCGCTACAGATGGTCACCCCACCAGCGAGCGATCCCCAGCCGATCGACCTGCAGAAGCTGATCTCTCCGGCGGACTATCCGCGCGATGCGCGGTCAAAGGCAGGTATCGTGACGATCGAGGTGGCAGTGTCCGCCGAGGGCAAGCCGACGGGATGTACGGTCACCGAGAGCAGCCGCTCCGTCTCGCTCGATACTCAGTCGTGCAAGCTGGCCGTGAAACGCCTGCGGTTCGTGCCGGCTCAGAATGGCGCGGGCGCCGCCGTTTCGGGTGTGTTTCGGACCGTGCTGACCTGGACGATCGGCATCAACAAAAGCCCCGTCATGTTCAATTCGACCCAGACGGTCGCGGTACTGCCGTCGGACTATGCGCGCCCGGTCAAGATGCGGTTGGAATTCGATGCGACAGGCCATAGCGAAGCCTGTCGGATCCGGGAATCGAGCGGTAGCCATGCCATCGACCAGTTCGCCTGTGAGCGGATTTTGAAAGACACAGCCATCGCACCGCTTAAGGCAGCAAAGGGTATCACCGCTCGCGCCGTTCGTTTTATGACCCTGACATTCGTCGCGAAATGA
- the ppk2 gene encoding polyphosphate kinase 2 yields the protein MAFTLDPGSSAEMERIKQEIADSFDEELEMEIDESRLETLLADLADHPDREQVERRVYFRELFRLQHELVRLQDWVQHKGLKVVIIFEGRDSAGKGGAIKRITQRLNPRVCRVAALPAPNERERTQWYFQRYTAHLPAAGEIVLFDRSWYNRAGVERVMGFCTEEECEEFFRSVPEFERMLVRSGIILLKYWFSITDAEQEFRFNMRIHDPLKQWKLSPMDVESRRRWEDYTRAKEAMLERTHIAEAPWWVVEAVDKKKARLNCIAHLLDQIPYGDVPKAMVTLPDRVRHEDYIRQPVPPELHVPDRY from the coding sequence ATGGCGTTCACGCTCGATCCCGGCTCCTCCGCAGAAATGGAGCGCATCAAACAGGAAATCGCCGACAGTTTCGATGAGGAACTGGAGATGGAGATCGATGAAAGCCGGCTCGAAACCCTGCTTGCCGATCTGGCGGACCATCCCGATCGCGAACAGGTCGAGCGGCGGGTCTATTTCCGCGAGCTGTTCCGCCTGCAGCATGAACTCGTGCGGCTGCAGGACTGGGTCCAGCACAAGGGGCTGAAGGTGGTCATCATCTTCGAAGGCCGCGATTCTGCCGGCAAGGGCGGCGCGATCAAGCGCATCACGCAGCGGCTCAACCCGCGCGTATGCCGGGTGGCGGCGCTCCCCGCGCCCAATGAGCGCGAACGGACACAATGGTATTTCCAGCGTTACACCGCGCATTTGCCCGCAGCAGGCGAGATCGTGCTGTTCGATCGCAGCTGGTATAATCGTGCCGGAGTCGAGCGGGTCATGGGCTTTTGCACCGAGGAGGAGTGCGAGGAGTTCTTCCGCTCGGTTCCCGAATTCGAACGGATGCTCGTGCGTTCCGGCATCATCCTGCTGAAATACTGGTTTTCGATCACCGATGCGGAGCAGGAATTCCGCTTCAACATGCGCATTCACGATCCGCTCAAACAGTGGAAACTCTCGCCGATGGACGTCGAATCGCGCCGCCGCTGGGAGGATTATACGCGCGCCAAGGAAGCGATGCTGGAACGCACGCACATCGCCGAAGCACCATGGTGGGTGGTCGAGGCGGTCGACAAGAAAAAGGCGCGGCTGAACTGCATCGCGCATCTGCTCGACCAGATTCCCTATGGCGACGTGCCCAAGGCGATGGTGACCCTGCCCGATCGGGTGCGGCACGAGGATTATATCCGCCAGCCGGTGCCGCCTGAGCTGCACGTGCCCGATCGCTACTGA
- a CDS encoding transporter, with product MIWGLDFTASASLAVETCDAPQPGPLRWLHLNLADHGTRNWIEGAALPADVRELLLSSDTHQRALVDGDTVGCVLHDFERDFDVADTARIGALRVALTPTLILTTRSHPIRSADIVRQRLERLPSLAGPAAALDLLVGAITENVAGISRTLSDEVRIAEDALLDGHDPPTTRDLIGIRRRIAQIHRMLGGMREVFHRLEEDEELPEALLATVEKLVQRLQSLDGDIIAVQGQLRLLREELDIQAAQRTNQNLYILSIMTALMLPATLVTGVFGMNTGGMPLTSSMGTLGATMLALGAAVATYLLLRWLGFVRR from the coding sequence TTGATCTGGGGGCTGGATTTCACTGCCTCCGCTAGCCTCGCCGTCGAAACTTGCGACGCGCCACAGCCCGGCCCTTTGCGCTGGCTTCACCTCAACCTCGCCGACCATGGCACGCGCAACTGGATCGAAGGCGCGGCGCTACCGGCGGACGTGCGTGAATTGCTGCTGTCGTCCGATACGCATCAGCGCGCGCTGGTCGATGGCGACACGGTCGGGTGCGTGCTGCATGATTTCGAGCGCGATTTCGATGTCGCGGATACCGCGCGGATCGGCGCACTCCGTGTCGCGCTGACTCCGACGCTGATCCTCACCACACGGTCGCACCCGATCCGGTCGGCCGATATCGTGCGCCAGCGGCTGGAGCGGCTCCCATCGCTGGCGGGGCCAGCGGCGGCGCTCGACCTGCTGGTCGGCGCGATCACCGAAAATGTCGCGGGGATCAGCCGCACGCTCAGCGACGAGGTGCGCATCGCCGAGGATGCGCTGCTCGACGGCCATGATCCACCGACCACCCGCGACCTGATCGGTATCCGTCGCCGCATCGCCCAGATTCACCGGATGCTCGGCGGCATGCGTGAGGTTTTCCACCGGCTGGAAGAGGATGAGGAACTGCCCGAAGCTTTGCTCGCCACCGTCGAAAAACTGGTGCAGCGCCTGCAGTCGCTCGACGGCGACATCATCGCCGTGCAGGGACAGCTGCGGCTGTTGCGCGAGGAGCTGGATATCCAGGCGGCGCAGCGCACCAACCAGAATCTCTACATCCTGTCGATCATGACTGCCTTGATGCTGCCCGCGACATTGGTCACGGGTGTTTTCGGGATGAACACCGGCGGTATGCCGCTGACCTCATCGATGGGTACGCTCGGCGCAACCATGCTGGCGCTCGGCGCGGCGGTGGCAACTTATCTATTGCTGCGCTGGCTCGGCTTTGTGCGGCGCTGA
- a CDS encoding inorganic phosphate transporter: MNATIAADTALGRPDLDKGLGVAGKLGFGAAILAALIYVGYSVYTDASAVGVEATAYLPFILLFIALLIALGFEFVNGFHDTANAVATVIYTNAMPANIAVVWSGFFNFLGVLLSTGAVAFGIVSLLPVELILQVGSNAGFAMVFALLLAAIAWNLATWWLGIPSSSSHTLIGSIIGVGVANAMMHGKSGTSGVDWSKAAEIGQALLVSPLIGFGVAALLFLAMKLLIRNKALYQEPKPGVPPPLWIRSLLIFTCTGVSFAHGSNDGQKGMGLIMLILIGTVPTAYALNRAVPAKYSADFHMNSVVATDALGGRPAGASPEAARTVVTNYIADKQFTPATVPALATLIADVDQQVIEYGSFTKVPAAAVGNIRNDMYLASEAIKRLGKDKVAGLSEASTKTLTTYKSSLDAGTRFIPTWVKIAVAFALGLGTMVGWKRIVVTVGEKIGKTHLTYAQGAAAELVAMGTIFGADHLGLPVSTTHVLSSGVAGTMAANGSGLQMSTIRNMLMAWVLTLPVSILLAGGLYMLFSQIL, from the coding sequence ATGAACGCTACGATCGCCGCAGATACCGCGCTCGGACGGCCCGATCTCGACAAGGGCTTGGGCGTCGCCGGAAAACTGGGCTTTGGCGCAGCGATCCTCGCCGCGCTGATCTATGTCGGATACAGCGTATATACCGATGCCAGTGCCGTCGGGGTCGAGGCGACCGCCTATCTGCCCTTCATCCTGTTGTTCATCGCGCTGCTGATCGCGCTCGGCTTCGAATTCGTGAACGGATTTCACGATACCGCCAATGCGGTCGCCACCGTCATCTATACCAATGCGATGCCGGCCAATATCGCGGTGGTGTGGTCGGGTTTCTTCAATTTCCTCGGCGTCCTGCTGTCGACCGGCGCGGTGGCATTCGGCATCGTCTCGCTGCTGCCGGTCGAACTGATCCTGCAGGTCGGTTCCAATGCCGGCTTCGCCATGGTCTTCGCGCTGCTGCTCGCGGCGATCGCGTGGAACCTGGCGACCTGGTGGCTGGGCATCCCGTCTTCCTCGTCCCATACACTGATCGGGTCGATCATCGGCGTCGGCGTCGCCAATGCGATGATGCACGGCAAGAGCGGAACGTCGGGTGTCGACTGGTCCAAGGCGGCGGAGATCGGTCAGGCGTTGCTGGTGTCGCCGCTGATCGGTTTCGGCGTCGCGGCTTTGCTGTTCCTCGCGATGAAGCTGCTGATCCGCAACAAGGCACTCTATCAGGAGCCTAAACCGGGCGTGCCGCCGCCGTTGTGGATCCGCAGCCTGCTGATCTTCACCTGCACCGGCGTCAGTTTCGCGCATGGCTCGAATGACGGGCAAAAAGGCATGGGCCTGATCATGCTGATCCTGATCGGTACGGTACCGACCGCCTATGCGCTGAACCGCGCGGTGCCGGCCAAATATTCGGCCGATTTCCATATGAATTCGGTCGTCGCGACCGATGCGCTGGGCGGCCGTCCGGCCGGTGCATCGCCCGAAGCCGCGCGCACGGTCGTGACCAATTATATCGCCGATAAACAATTCACGCCGGCGACGGTGCCGGCACTTGCCACGCTAATCGCCGATGTCGATCAGCAGGTGATTGAATATGGCTCATTCACCAAGGTGCCGGCCGCCGCTGTGGGTAACATCCGCAACGACATGTATCTTGCATCGGAGGCGATCAAGCGGCTCGGCAAGGACAAGGTCGCCGGCTTGTCCGAGGCCAGCACAAAAACGCTGACCACCTATAAGTCATCGCTCGACGCCGGTACCCGTTTCATCCCGACCTGGGTCAAGATCGCGGTGGCCTTCGCGCTCGGGCTCGGCACGATGGTCGGCTGGAAGCGGATCGTCGTCACGGTCGGCGAAAAGATCGGCAAGACGCATTTGACCTATGCGCAGGGCGCCGCGGCCGAGCTGGTCGCGATGGGCACGATCTTCGGCGCGGATCATCTCGGACTGCCCGTGTCGACCACGCATGTTCTGTCCTCGGGCGTCGCGGGGACGATGGCGGCGAACGGATCGGGGCTGCAGATGAGCACGATCCGCAACATGCTGATGGCATGGGTGCTGACCTTGCCGGTGTCGATCCTGCTGGCTGGCGGCCTCTACATGCTCTTCTCGCAGATATTGTAG
- the argJ gene encoding bifunctional glutamate N-acetyltransferase/amino-acid acetyltransferase ArgJ: MTSTISPLAPAGFPTLPAIPGVTLRIARAHYKTWDRCDLTFITLDPVTVVAGVLTQSRCPSPEVESCRKALILGQARALVVNAGNSNAFTGDRGREAVENLAARTAQHLGCQPSDIFLASTGVIGVPLPIDKSEAGLNAAFTAEPCGWEDAAATIMTTDTFAKGAVTTAIVDGKTVSLVGIIKGSGMIMPDMATMLGFIFTDAAVDPAFLQSALSDANVKTFSCITVDSDTSTSDTVLAFATGAAGNAPLVSADDDGADAFRAALADLCRQLAHLVVRDGEGASKFITIDVTGAESDTSAHRIALSIANSPLVKTAIAGEDANWGRVVMAVGKAGEPAERDKLAIRFGETQVARDGLAVADYDEAPVAAHLKGSDVDIGVELGLGEGRATVWTCDLTHGYISINGDYRS, encoded by the coding sequence ATGACCTCGACCATCTCGCCGCTCGCTCCTGCCGGATTCCCCACTCTCCCCGCCATTCCCGGCGTCACGTTGCGTATCGCTCGCGCGCATTACAAAACCTGGGATCGCTGCGACCTGACATTCATCACGCTTGACCCCGTTACTGTCGTTGCGGGCGTTCTGACACAGAGCCGCTGCCCTTCGCCCGAAGTCGAATCGTGCCGCAAGGCGCTGATCCTCGGCCAGGCACGCGCGCTGGTGGTCAATGCGGGCAATTCCAACGCCTTTACCGGTGATCGCGGCCGCGAGGCGGTCGAGAATCTCGCCGCGCGCACCGCGCAGCATCTCGGTTGCCAGCCTTCCGACATCTTCCTCGCCTCGACCGGGGTGATCGGCGTGCCGCTGCCGATCGACAAGTCGGAGGCTGGGCTGAACGCCGCCTTCACCGCCGAGCCGTGCGGCTGGGAAGACGCCGCGGCGACGATCATGACCACCGACACGTTCGCCAAAGGCGCGGTCACGACCGCGATCGTCGATGGCAAGACGGTAAGCCTGGTCGGGATCATCAAGGGTTCGGGCATGATCATGCCCGACATGGCGACAATGCTCGGATTCATCTTCACCGATGCCGCGGTCGACCCGGCCTTTCTGCAATCGGCCCTGTCCGACGCTAATGTGAAGACTTTCTCCTGCATCACGGTCGATAGCGACACTTCGACCAGTGACACCGTGCTCGCCTTCGCCACCGGCGCGGCGGGCAATGCCCCGCTCGTTTCAGCCGATGATGACGGCGCGGACGCGTTTCGTGCCGCGCTCGCCGATCTGTGCCGGCAACTCGCCCATCTCGTGGTGCGCGACGGCGAAGGCGCGTCGAAATTCATCACCATCGACGTGACCGGCGCGGAGAGCGACACCAGCGCGCACCGGATCGCGCTGTCGATCGCCAATTCGCCACTGGTGAAGACCGCGATCGCGGGCGAGGACGCCAATTGGGGTCGCGTCGTGATGGCGGTGGGCAAAGCCGGTGAACCGGCCGAGCGCGACAAACTGGCGATCCGTTTCGGCGAGACGCAAGTCGCGCGTGATGGCCTGGCTGTTGCGGATTATGACGAGGCACCGGTCGCCGCGCATCTCAAGGGCAGCGATGTCGATATCGGCGTCGAACTCGGGCTTGGCGAGGGACGCGCCACGGTGTGGACCTGCGACCTGACGCACGGCTACATCTCGATCAACGGCGATTATCGGAGCTGA
- a CDS encoding glutathione S-transferase: MLTIWGRLNSHNVKKVAWLAAEIGMPHVRCDVGGQFGMNDAYLALNPNALIPTIEDDGVVLWESNAILRYLAAKYAPGAYWSDDPAVRAQGDKWMDWQFAYADAQRDAFLNLVRLPTEKRDPACVARSAAACAQHMAVLDEALSRQTWLSGDRFGIGDIPMGVYAHSWFSLPIERPAVPHVAGWYERLKTRPAFAAQVMIPLT; encoded by the coding sequence GTGTTGACGATCTGGGGACGACTGAATTCGCATAATGTGAAGAAGGTCGCCTGGCTTGCCGCCGAGATCGGCATGCCGCATGTGCGCTGCGATGTCGGCGGCCAGTTCGGCATGAATGACGCCTATCTGGCGCTCAACCCCAATGCGCTGATTCCGACGATCGAGGATGACGGCGTGGTATTGTGGGAATCGAACGCGATCCTGCGTTATCTCGCAGCAAAATATGCGCCCGGGGCATATTGGAGCGACGATCCGGCGGTCCGTGCGCAGGGCGACAAATGGATGGATTGGCAATTCGCCTATGCCGATGCGCAGCGCGACGCCTTTCTCAATCTTGTACGCCTGCCAACGGAGAAGCGCGATCCGGCATGCGTCGCCAGATCGGCGGCCGCCTGCGCGCAGCATATGGCGGTTCTCGACGAAGCACTGAGTCGGCAGACCTGGCTCTCCGGGGATCGCTTCGGCATCGGCGATATCCCGATGGGCGTTTATGCCCATAGCTGGTTCTCGCTGCCGATCGAGCGACCCGCTGTACCACATGTCGCAGGGTGGTATGAGCGGCTTAAGACGCGCCCTGCTTTTGCGGCGCAAGTCATGATTCCGCTCACCTGA
- a CDS encoding glutathione S-transferase family protein — protein MPDLILHHYPMSPYSELLRLALGIKGAAWRSVIIPNIAPKPDLIPLTGGYRKTPVFQIGADIYCDSAIAIEAIEAFQPEPSLFPAPLGRLAALVALQSGGTTFSQSVGSAMAPFIDRIDNEFFEDRKKLFGFDRERVRRGAPHLTAQFIGWLAQLDDALSDGRAFLGGDAPGYADCAAGMNVWFQGNFGLKGSRTAPFPHVGAWIARVEAIGHGLPTDMTAQEALDVARDAEPLVVERIDEDSGFTAGQPVTVRTEDPGADVVEGRLVRLTSRDVAILRDDPRVGTVAVHFPRIGQIVMPA, from the coding sequence ATGCCCGACCTGATCCTGCATCATTATCCGATGTCGCCCTATAGCGAGCTCCTGCGCCTGGCGCTCGGCATCAAGGGCGCGGCCTGGCGATCGGTGATCATCCCCAATATCGCGCCTAAGCCCGACCTGATCCCGCTGACCGGCGGTTACCGCAAGACGCCGGTGTTTCAGATTGGCGCGGATATCTATTGCGATAGCGCCATCGCGATCGAGGCGATCGAGGCGTTCCAGCCCGAACCGAGCCTGTTCCCCGCCCCGCTCGGCCGGCTTGCCGCGCTGGTCGCGCTGCAATCCGGCGGTACGACCTTCAGCCAGTCGGTCGGATCGGCGATGGCGCCGTTCATCGACCGCATCGACAACGAGTTTTTCGAGGATCGCAAGAAACTGTTCGGGTTCGATCGCGAACGCGTGAGGCGTGGCGCGCCGCATCTGACGGCGCAGTTCATCGGCTGGCTCGCGCAGCTCGACGACGCGCTGTCCGATGGCCGCGCGTTCCTCGGTGGCGACGCGCCGGGTTATGCCGATTGCGCGGCGGGCATGAATGTCTGGTTCCAGGGCAATTTCGGACTGAAGGGCTCACGCACCGCCCCCTTTCCGCATGTCGGCGCGTGGATCGCGAGAGTCGAGGCGATCGGGCATGGCTTGCCGACCGACATGACCGCGCAAGAGGCGCTCGACGTGGCGCGGGATGCCGAGCCGCTGGTCGTCGAACGGATCGACGAGGATAGCGGCTTCACCGCCGGTCAGCCGGTCACTGTGCGTACCGAGGATCCCGGCGCGGACGTCGTCGAAGGCAGGCTGGTGAGACTGACGTCGCGCGACGTCGCGATTCTGCGTGATGATCCGCGCGTCGGCACTGTCGCGGTGCATTTCCCGCGCATCGGGCAGATCGTCATGCCGGCTTAG
- the trxA gene encoding thioredoxin, with protein sequence MATKQITDSSWDADVLKADGPVLVDFWAEWCGPCKQIGPSLEEISEELGGQVTIAKLNIDDNPDIAAQMGIRSIPMLKLFKGGAPVAELLGARPKSQLKAWLENELA encoded by the coding sequence ATGGCTACCAAACAGATTACCGATTCGAGCTGGGACGCGGACGTCCTCAAGGCCGATGGCCCCGTGCTCGTCGATTTCTGGGCGGAATGGTGCGGCCCGTGCAAACAGATCGGGCCGAGCCTCGAAGAGATTTCGGAAGAACTGGGCGGTCAGGTGACGATCGCCAAGCTTAACATTGACGACAATCCCGACATCGCCGCGCAGATGGGCATCCGCAGCATTCCCATGCTCAAGTTGTTCAAGGGCGGCGCGCCCGTCGCCGAACTGCTCGGCGCACGTCCCAAGAGCCAGCTCAAGGCCTGGCTCGAAAACGAACTCGCCTGA